The DNA region ACAGCCCTGCCATCAGGAACCCGGACAATCGTCAGGGCATCGAGATCGATCCCATCTTCCGCTGCATCGGGCGGGTAGAAGAGACTGTCGTTGCGTGCGATCCAGGCCACCGGCTCGTTCTGCTGCTGCGCCTGCAGCACCAGCCCGAAGGGCAGCGTAAGCGGGGCCATCGCCCCCACGCCCGAGATCTCTACCAGCCTCCCGGCAACCTGCTCAAGGCTCCACCCTACATCTGTTTTGCTGCCCCCACGCTGCGGCAACAGGGCATGAGCGCCATGTAATCTGTTGCTATACATATGACTAATGCTGTGAGCCAAAAAAATATCCACCCCACCAGTCATCGCAAGCACGCAGAAGCAGACTTGTAGGATGAGGTCTCCGGTGTCGTACTCTCTGGCGCCTCATCCCAGGTCCTGCCGTCCAGGAGACGACCCGCGCGCTTCTTGTTCGTACCGCCCCATTGCTTGAAGAAAAAGGGGACGTGGGCCTGACGACATGCCTGCAAGATTTCAACGACCCATGATCGCTCCATCGGACGCGCCCCCGGCCCCGATTCGCCCCCGACAATAACCCAATCGATGCCGCGCAGATCCACAGCGCCAAGCGATTCCAACAGCGGCTCGAAGGAGATGAACTTGATGGCTGCCGGGGTATGTCGCAGGTGATCGATCCGATACAGATATGACCTGGCCTCAACGCTGACACCCATCCAGATATTGTCCGTCCACGGCAGCGACGGCGCCAATTGCTGGAGCTTCTCAGATCGCTTAGTGAGTACCTGAAATTGGTGCCAGTGAGCTTCCTTCATCACCTCAAACACCCGGGCGATGTACTCGACAGGCACCTCCTCGTGAAAGAGATCGCTCATTGAATTGACAAAGACCCGATGAGGCCGC from Candidatus Methylomirabilis tolerans includes:
- a CDS encoding phage Gp37/Gp68 family protein codes for the protein MAQGTSIEWTDATWNPVTGCTKISPGCQHCYAERLAHRLQAMGNYNYRNDFEVTLQEQMLRLPFSWKRPHRVFVNSMSDLFHEEVPVEYIARVFEVMKEAHWHQFQVLTKRSEKLQQLAPSLPWTDNIWMGVSVEARSYLYRIDHLRHTPAAIKFISFEPLLESLGAVDLRGIDWVIVGGESGPGARPMERSWVVEILQACRQAHVPFFFKQWGGTNKKRAGRLLDGRTWDEAPESTTPETSSYKSASACLR